Within Runella rosea, the genomic segment CCCAGCTCATCCAAAGGGAAAAACTCGCCAGCCTGGGCGAGCTTACTACCGGCATTGCCCACGAGATTCAGAATCCGTTAAACTTCGTGAATAATTTTGCTGACATCAGCGTCGGGATGGTGCAGGAATTGATGGAAATCAAAGAAGAAGTCAAGGCTCGAACCAATTCGGTAGCAGCAGTCCAAACGGGAGTTGAATTGCCGCCTGAGATTAAAGCACAAAATGAAGAGGATGAGGTTTTAGAAATGGAGCTTTTGGGTAGCTTGGAAAAAACCCTTCAGAAAGTCACCAATCACGGGCAACGCGCCAGCGACATCGTTAAAAGTATGCTCGAACACTCGCGCACGGGTACGGGCGAACCAGACATCACCAACATCAACAAAATCGTTGATGAATACCTCCGCCTCGCGTTTCATGGCATGAAAGCCAAGTACAAAAATTTCAACTCGGCCTATGAGTTTGTGGCGGATGAAAATCTACCCGACATCACCGTGGTGCCGCAGGATATTGGCCGAGTAATGATGAATTTGTGTAACAACGCGTTTTATTCGGTCAATTTTAAAGCCAACCAGACGAGTAAACAGAACGACGGCATGATGGCGGTATTGGCCACTTACCAACCCAACGTAACGGTGATTACAAAAAAAGGGAAGGATATGATTGAAATCCACGTAAAAGACAACGGCACTGGCATTGCGGATAATGTACGGGGTAAGATTTTTCAGCCGTTTTTTACGACCAAACCCACGGGCGAAGGAGCGGGGCTGGGATTGTCGCTCAGCTATGACATCGTGGTCAAAGGCCACGGCGGTACCATTGATGTGGAGACGGTAGAAGGGGAAGGAGCTACGTTTATTGTCAAATTGCCGATCAAATCATTTGCCGAAGAAGAGAAAAAGAAAGCAAAGAAATAGTTCGTTTTGATTATATTTAACTGTTCATTAAACCATTACTTAACTCCCTTACATTATGAATAAGTCTTTTTTTATTACTTGTATTCTTTTGATAGCGGCACACCTTTCATTTGCTCAGGCTCACATTGAGACCGAAGGAGAGGGCAGCAGCATTGAGCCGATGTCGATAGTTATCGGCGTGGTGATAGGCTTAGTGGTTGGTTATTTGGTAGGCTCGAAAATGGGTAAAAAGTAATAGCGCAAAAGAGGGGTTTGTGGTATTACAAATCCCTCCTTTTGATGTGTTCGAGTGTAATCAACAACGGGACGATTCTACCTTCGTGTTTTTCCCGTAATTCAAAACCCATCTTCTTCGTTTTGTAGTCAATTTGCTCATAATTCAATAGTTTTGAGCCCATTACCTTCTGCACCCGCTGGGTAAAAGTTCCCTTTTGCCCATTCATGGCGGTGATACAACTATCAATGTTGACTTCTTTATCGGAAAACAAAAACAACCAAGATTCTGTCCCGGTGACTTCATTAAGTGCGTACACCTGCTCTTCTGAGGGGAGAAATACCTTGGTGTTGGCACCAACCACGGGGCTGATGGAATCAATCGGGAAAAGCTTATCAACGCTGGGCTGGGTGGCATTGGCGCCGAGTACATACAGGTAGGTTTGTTTATCTACGTTAATGCGGAATTTGTATTCGGTGTCGGTTTGTTGCGGGTCGCGGAGTGAGTAGGCCACCAGCGGCTCATTGTCGGTGGTGTTTCCTTCAGGTGACTGGCGCGTAAATGGAAGCTCCACGGGACGTAAATTGGCCAGTTCGATGGTCACATCGCCTGAGCGCAGGGCTTCGGTCGTGTAGTTGTTGGGGGATAGATACGCCTGAAAGCCGTATTTGGTGTGTTTGGTGTAATCATCGTAGCGAATCCAGAAAAAACCATCTTCACCCCAATCTTCACCTCGGCTGTTGACGACGTGAAAAGCCCCGCCGAATTTTTTGTCGTCGTATCCCACCACGCAAACCGCGTGCCCGCCGCGTAAATTGTCCGATTTATTAGGGTCCCATAGGCCATACTCATCGCCCGAGCCAATGCCGAAAAACCGCAAAATACGCATCCAGAGCTTGGGCCAAAAACCGAGTTCGTCCAAGGAAGGAGTAGTTTGAATCGCAATAACGACGGGGGTTCCTTCGGCCAATGCCTTCTTGGTCGCGATGACAATGTCTTCCTGCCGGTCGTTCAACCCAAAAAGGCGGATATAATCCATGATTTTGGATTCTGTCGCTGGCTGGAGTGAGGTCATTGGCGTACAGTCGGGGTAGCCCTGTTGGGAGAGTCGGGCCACGCCGTTGGTTTTCAAAAATTCAAGCGCATTGGCTACTTCTGCCCCTTTTTTACACGCGTCGTCGTTGGGGGATTTGATGGCGTTGTAAAGAAAAGAGGGCGAAAAACGCAGCGCATCTATCGAGTCTTTGTTGGTAATATTGAGCCGTTTGGCTTCTAATATCGTACGCATGTAGTAGGCTGTCGAAAATCCCACGCAGGTACCGAGGGTCCCTTGGTTGAGAACTGAAGGTACATACATCGACAAATCCACTTTGGGGGGGAGCCCATCTTCGTTGACCACCAGACTCGATTTTTTTTTCAGGACATTATTGTACGAAGTATCGTTGAAATTCAGTCCTTGGGCGTGCAGTGAGGTATGGCCCAATATCCACAAAAAAGTGAGTAAGGAGAGTTGCTTTATAGGGTTCATGCGATTGACTTTGAGGGGATTATCGGTTAGCTTTAACAACCGGTTTGGCGGCAGCGGGACGACAACTTACTGGAACCTGACTCAAGCCTGCGTATTCAGGGATAAATGATTTCGTAATTTTGTTAATTCTTGCCAGCAGGTTGTTTAAGGTTACCTCTTTGAGGTTTTTTGCGTACAACATATCCTCAAAAGCCTCGGTAAGCGAATAAGTAAAGACTGAATTTCGTTGGATGGTAAAGACCGGTTTACCCTTTTGTCCACTAGATATTTTCAGGATACGGCAAGGCTCGCCGAGAAATAGTTTTTTTAGAATTTCCTTGCTACGGTCGTGTTTCACAATCGTATTTCTGGGCAGCGGAGTGGGGTATCGGTCAATCATTTTGTTTCGGCAATCGGCCATCACAATACCGAGTCGGAGTCTTTTGGTTTGAAGGATAGCGGCCACTTCATCAATGGATACCAGACTGTGTTTTTCAAGTTTAAACAAACCCGGATTGTCTAATTGCATTGAAGGCAAAGGGCTGTTGTCGGGGTAGGTGCCAAAGCCAGAGTAATAAAAAACGACAATGTCATTTGGATGAATGGAGGTGTCGCTGACCGCATTTCTGACCGCCTTTTCGGTAAGTCCATCCACTTTTCGGTTGACATAAACGGTTTGTAAATGGTATCCGATTTGCGTACTGATTTTTTTAAACATGGTGCTTACCATCTCTTCATCCTTGAGGCTTATCATCCCAAAATCTTTGTTTTCATAATCGGAAGCAAGAATGAGGTGCAGCTTTTGAGCGCGGCTGATAAAAGGTGAAAGGGCAAACAGAAAAAGAAAAAAGTAACTTTTCATAAAAAGGGTTATTTATTTCGGAATCGTCCAATGAGTGCCATAAACTCGGGCATTTCTCTGAGGTAGTCAAACTCGGGATTTTTGCTGATACTGTCAAAATTGGTATATCCTCTTTCGAGGGCTTTGCCCAGCCATTCAACGGCTTCAAAAGGAAGCTTTTGGCGGGCTTTGATGGTGGCAATGTAATAGTAAGCGCGGAAATAAGCGGGATTAAGCTCGATTACTTTTTTGTAAGAAGCCTCGGCTTCAGACAACCGATTTTGTCTTTCCAGCAGGTTGCCGTAATTGTTATGGAAATTGGCATCGTTGGGCGTAAATCCAAGGGCTTTTTTATAGGCAGTTTCGGCTTCTTCAAAACGGTTTTGGCGAGAAAGTAAATTTCCATAGTTGCTGTACACCAAGCCGTTCATGGCGTTCAATTCAATGGACTTTTTATAAGCGGCTTCGGCTTCGGCAAAACGATTTTGGGCCGCCAACAAAATGCCGTAACTGTTGTAAATGTAGGCATCATTGGGGTTAAACTCAATCGCTTTTTTGTACATCACTTCCGCTTCTTCGGGTCGATTGCCCGCACTGAGCAGCATTCCGTAGTTCTTGTACACTTCCGAATCGGTGGTATTGAGCTGAATCGCTCGTTTGTATTCGATTTCAGCTTCGGTAAGGCGGTTTAAATTTTTGAGTAAAATAGCGTAATTTTTGTGGACGTTGGCATCGTTGGCGTTGAGCTCTATAGAGCGCCGGTAGGCAGCTTCGGCCTCATTTTGCCGTCCTTGCCGAGCCAGTAGATTGCCGTAGTTTCCGTACACGACGGAGTTGGTGGGGTTAAGCTCAAAGTATTTTTTATAAGCATTTTCGGCATCGGCGAAACGGTTTTGAGCCGCCAATAAAACGCCGTAGCTATTGTAAACGAATGCATCGTTGGGGTTTAGTTCGATGCATTTTTTATACTCGTTTTCGGCCTCTGCTTGACGGTTTTGGGATACCAATAATATACCATAATTAAAATGCGCTTGGGCATTGTTGGGGTCTAGTTGGATGGACTTCTGAAACGCCGTTTCAGCTTCTGCTGGGCGGTTCTGGACGGTCATGACAACTCCATAATTGCTGTAAGCGGTGGCGTAGTTGGGCTGAAGTTCAATGGCTTTTCTGTACGCAATCTCGGCCTCGTTGTACCTCTTTTTTGTGTTGAGCAGCATCCCATAGTTGTTATACGTTTCGGCATCGCTGGTTTTTAACTCAATGGCTTTTTTGTAGGCTTCTTCGGCGGCTTCTGCTTTGTTTTGAATTGAGAGCAGGTTGCCGTAGTTTTTGTAGACTACGGGGTCGTCAGCTTTTAATTCAATGGCTTTTTTGTACGCTGCCTCTGCTTCGGCCCGTTTATTTTGGGCGGCCAGCGCCATGCCGTAATTTACGTGTAAAAAACTCCAGTTGGGGGCGAATTGAATTCCTTTTTCAAAAACCTGTTGTGCTTCTTTGTACGATTTTTTCAAGTACAGAATGCGCCCCGCGTCGTTGTAGGCGGGAGCAAACGTACTGTCGGCGTCGAGGGCCTGACGAAAGTTCAATAAGGCGGCATCGACATTGACTGGTTCTGCGATTAATCCTTTATAATATGAAACCCGCGCCCGAAGATTGGGGTACAAAAAGTGGGATTTCCCCAAAATCAAGTACGTTTTTTCTAAATATCGGATGTTTTTTTGGTAAGCACTTGTCACTTCAGGCGCGTTTTTGTTTTCCAAAAGACCGGCAAAAGCTTTTGATGATTCTTCTAGCAAGGCCGCCGCAAACTCCCGCTTAATGAAAGGGTGCATGTCTTTGATAGAGGGCGCTGCAAGCAATCTTTCAAAATAGCCCTCGGCGGCGTTAGGCACATCAAGCAATTGCTTATTGGTGACTGCCTCCTGAAAATCAGTGTACAGTTTTTTGACGTCGGTTTCCGCTTCTTCTAAAATAGTTTGGGTTACGCCTCGGCCTTGTACTGCTGCAAAGAGCGGTGGCGGTACGTTTTTACGGACTGATTCCAGCGTAGCTACGTCTACTTTGACGATGGGCAGTGATTTGTCGGCGGCAATCAAAAGAGGGTTCTGTGGATTAGGGGCGGCCTCGGCAGTAACGCGGTCTTCCAGATAGCGCTCCAATTCGCGTAGGGTAACGGTTTTGTCACCGTCGGTATCGGCCAGTCCCTGCATTCCCCTGATAAGGTGATAGCTAAACAGCCCGCGACCGCCTCCCCATTGGTATCCTTCCAGCGACAACTCATTGGCCTGACACGCCATAAACTTCACTTCATTGGCTACCTGTTTGAGCAGTTGCTGGCCCATGAGCTGAACCCCGCCAATTTCATTTCCTGCTAACTTTCCTGCCCGACACGCATCCAAAAACAACAATATCTGAGCGTGATTTTTGGTTGAAAGGGTGGCAATGTAATCCTGTAAATAAAGTACCGCAAAGGCCGTGGAATTATAATTGCTGCTGTAAGAATCGTGGGTAAGCAAAAAACCGCGTTGGGCAATGGTGCGGGATTCTTGGTCGCCGTGCCCCGAAAAATACAAGAATACGCGGTCGTTGGGCTTGACAAAATCCAGCAGATTTCCCATGGCCCGGTCTACCTGTCCCAAGGTTGCTTTTTCGTTTAGCAGAAGTTGGATGTTGGATTCTGGTACTGAGCCTCCCGCGGGAGACGTTAGAAAATTATAGAAAGCAAGGGCGTCGTCGCCGGCAAAGCGCAGTGAATTGATGTGTAGATATTGCGACACGCCCACAATCACTGCCCATGTTTGCCCCACTGTTTTTGGGGCCATGTTGGCTTTCTCCACTTTTTGGCCGCGTTCTTCTTGCGCTTCAATCTGGCCCGTAAACGTGATAAAAGCCCAAAAAATGAGTAAGAGTTTTTGAAGTTTCATAAATCGTAAAGTAGGTCCAATCAGGTTTAGCAGATGGCAATTGTATAATAAAAGGGGTAGGGTGGTATAGACATACTTTAAAGTAAAATTAACTGATTTTTTCCTCCTTTTAAAAGGAAATCGTAAAGCCTTTTCGGAACATTTATTTTTTGGATGAAAGGAATATTATTTAGCGTGGAAATGAGTTGTGACGGAACATTAAGAATGATGGACGGGAAAAGTCTCTTTGAAAGGACAAAACGTGGCGGTTCGTAAGAATCTCCTCAAAAATACTGGGAATCGATAGCTTTCCAAGAAAACGACATCGTTTTTACTTCATAAAATTTTCGAGCAAAGGTTGTTGATAACTGTTTGGAAATGAGATTTAAACATTGTACAATTGAAGTAATTTAAAGCTTCTGCCACAAGGATAAATCTCAAAAAAACATCCGCCCCAAATGGCAGAAGCTAGGTTTTATCTTAGTTGCTGGCGTTGCGGGTGCGAGGCTTAGGTTTTTAACATCATATAGAGAAACCTGTTTAGCTATGTTTTATCCTTTCTTAGCGACGAAACGCACCCACTCACCAATAGGGATAGCAGATATACCACAGCTGTCCTTTTAAAAGGTATATCTATTGGGGGTAGTATTTGGAGTAGGCTAATAGTTTAAACGCTGATTGAAAACCCATTATTGAAGATAAAAATTCACTTAACTCATTGCTGTTAAAAAACATAGGAATTTGAAGTCTCAGGTGAAGCTGATGTTTAAGCCTGAGATGTATGACATTTTACCCTTCTAAACCTCTACGTTGACAATGAAACTTTTTCTTCTGAGTGTCTTGATGGCTGTTTTCTCAGGGAGTTTTTGCTTTGCCCAAAACAGTCAGTTAATTGATAACTTAAAGCATCAATTGTCTATTGCCACCCACGATACCAGCCGTGTACTTTTAATGACAGATATAGCTTTCAATGATTTTGTTTCTAATCCCCAGAGCTCCAAACTATACGCCCAAAAAGCCTTGGAACTTTCAAAGAAAATAAAATTTTCTAGAGGCGAAGCGAAGGCTTTAAGCATTATTGCGCTGATAATCAGACAAGATGGTAATTTTTCTGAGTCATTAGAGTTGCAATTTAAATCTTTAAAGATTGCAGAAGAAAACAATGTTCCCTTAGAAAAAGGATATTGCTTGATGCGGATAGGTAATATCTACCGGGATGAAATTGACCGTAACAAAGCGGTGAATTTTTACAACCGAGCCCTAAAAGAATATGAAATGATTCATTTTGATGAGGGAGTTGCCGCCGTATTTATGAATTTAGGTAGCTTGTATTTATCCTCCAATAAAATAGATTCCGCGTTAAAATACAGTCAGTTAGCTTTTGCAAGAAGCAAAATGACTGTAATACCTTTACGTTTACAATCGGATATTTTTTTACTGTTGGGTAATGTTCAGGACAGGACCGAAAATACTGCCAGTGCTTTGAATTACTGGAAACAGGGGCTTCAAATCGCCATTCAAGCCAAAGATACCCGTACAAAAACCGCTAACTATTTGACAATTGCCCAGTTCTACAATAGAGAGCATCTTTATGATTCTTCCATTTACTATGCAGAAAAAGGCCTCGTGGAGGCTAAACAAATTTCATTTAAGCGACAGATATTGTTAGCGAATCAATTACTTGCAGCAGGCTATGAATCTAAGAATTTACAAAAAGCCTATAATCATTTAAAAGAAGCTCAATTAGCCAACGAAGAACTATATGGCCCTAAGCAAGTACAGGCTTTACAAAAAATAGTGTTTGAGGAACAGGAACTTCAACGCAAAATTGAAGCTGACACAATCGCTTTTCAAAATCAACTGAAACAATACGCACTTTTGGCGGGCTTGGCAGTCACGCTTTTAATAGGTTTTATTCTTTACAGAAATAATCGCCAAAAGCAGAAAGCCAATGAAGTATTGGGCAATACTTTGACCAATCTTAAAGTGACGCAAGTTCAACTCGAAAACAAAAACCGTGATTTAGAAATTGAGGCGGCGCTGGAGCGAATCCGCAGCCGAACCATGGCGATGTACAAAAGCGAGGAACTGGCAGAAGTAACCACCCTTCTTTATCAACAAATCACTCAATTGGGCGGCATGTTTGACCGGTTTGTGATTGGCATTATTGATGAGCAAAAGAGAATAGTGGATATATGGGCCACTGACCAGTCTGGGCAACAATTAAATAAGCACTTTGTCGCCCGATTAAATGAAAAAACAACTTTTGTAAAAATATATGCCAGTTGGAAATCAGGCCAAAAGTCGCAGGTAATTGACTTGCAGGGGGAGGAATTTCTGGAATGGTTAAAATATGCCCGTGAAGAACTGGGAATACAGATTAATGAAGCCCAACTCAAGGGGCGTAGGTTACAGAATGTTGCTTATTTTTCTCAAGGTTACTTGGGAATTCAATCCAGTGAGCCGCTCTCTCCCGAAATCAATGTGATATTGGAGCGTTTTTCCACCGTATTCAACCTGACCTACACCCGTTTTCTTGACCTGCAAAAAGCTGAAGCACAGGCAAGAGAATCGCAAATTCAACTGGCAATGGAAAGGGTTCGTTCAAGAGCAATGGCTATGCAAACAAAAGAGAACCTGACAAATGAGGATCTGAAAGATGCAGCTGCTCTATTGTTTCAACAAGTAAAAGCATTGGGTGTACCAGCATACAGCTGTGGGTATAATATATGGAACCAGGGGGAGAAAGAATGTGATTCATGGATGAGTACTCATGATGGCAGTGGTATAAATCCTGCATTTAAGATACCATTAACGGAAGAGGCTAATTTTATTCAATTCGTTGAGTCAAAAAAAAATAATGAGTCATTTTACGTAATAGAAATGAGTGGCGAAAGAATGCAGGAGTATTATCAATACCTGATCAAGACAATTCCTGTTTTTAAAGCATACTTCGAGGAGTCAGTTAAAGCAGGATTTCCCATGCCTGAAACTCAGATACATCACATTGCAAACTTCTCGTATGGTAACCTGATGTTTATTACACTTGAACCCTGTCCTGAATTCCACGACGTATTCAAAAGATTTGCAGCTGTTTTCGAACAAACCTACACACGGTTTTTGGAACTTAAAAAAGCAGAAGCGCAGGCAAGAGAAGCAAAAATTGAAGCCGCAATGGAGAAAGTGAGAGGACGTGCAATGGCCATGCAAAAACCCCATGAACTGGTAGAAGTAGCGCAATTGCTCCGCAAAGAAATGGGCCTCCTTGGTGTAGAAGAATTAGAAACAAGCTCCATTTATATACATAATGAAGGTGCAGGAGAAACCGAATGCTGGTACGCCATAAAAGACATTCGCGGCAACGGTATTAACCTTGTATCCGACCACATGAAGATTCACTTAAAGGATACATGGGTTGGCAGCAAAATGTTGGCCTTTCAACATTCAAAGAAAAAACAAACTTCCATTTTAATGCAGGGTCAGCACCGGAAAGATTGGATCAACTATTGCGCACAGCATTCAAGGGTGTTGCAAGGTTACTATGGCGATGAGATACCTGAACGCACCTATCACCTGGTAAAGTTCTCTCATGGTTTTATAGGCGTTGCATCACCTGGCGACATCTCGAATGAATGCTGGAATTTATTGCAACGGGCTACCTCTGCTTTTTCTCTCGCCTATACACGTTTCAATGATTTGAAATTGGCAGAAGCACAGGCAGTCCAAGCTCATCTTGACTTAATTCAAATACAAACCGAAAAAAAGAGAGCAGAAGACACTTTAATTGAACTCCGTGCTACCCAAGCTCAATTGATTCAAAAAGAAAAACTAGCCAGCCTTGGCGAACTCACGGCGGGCATTGCCCATGAGATTCAGAACCCGCTAAATTTTGTCAATAATTTCTCTGAACTCTCGGTTGAT encodes:
- a CDS encoding C1 family peptidase translates to MNPIKQLSLLTFLWILGHTSLHAQGLNFNDTSYNNVLKKKSSLVVNEDGLPPKVDLSMYVPSVLNQGTLGTCVGFSTAYYMRTILEAKRLNITNKDSIDALRFSPSFLYNAIKSPNDDACKKGAEVANALEFLKTNGVARLSQQGYPDCTPMTSLQPATESKIMDYIRLFGLNDRQEDIVIATKKALAEGTPVVIAIQTTPSLDELGFWPKLWMRILRFFGIGSGDEYGLWDPNKSDNLRGGHAVCVVGYDDKKFGGAFHVVNSRGEDWGEDGFFWIRYDDYTKHTKYGFQAYLSPNNYTTEALRSGDVTIELANLRPVELPFTRQSPEGNTTDNEPLVAYSLRDPQQTDTEYKFRINVDKQTYLYVLGANATQPSVDKLFPIDSISPVVGANTKVFLPSEEQVYALNEVTGTESWLFLFSDKEVNIDSCITAMNGQKGTFTQRVQKVMGSKLLNYEQIDYKTKKMGFELREKHEGRIVPLLITLEHIKRRDL
- a CDS encoding caspase family protein — encoded protein: MKSYFFLFLFALSPFISRAQKLHLILASDYENKDFGMISLKDEEMVSTMFKKISTQIGYHLQTVYVNRKVDGLTEKAVRNAVSDTSIHPNDIVVFYYSGFGTYPDNSPLPSMQLDNPGLFKLEKHSLVSIDEVAAILQTKRLRLGIVMADCRNKMIDRYPTPLPRNTIVKHDRSKEILKKLFLGEPCRILKISSGQKGKPVFTIQRNSVFTYSLTEAFEDMLYAKNLKEVTLNNLLARINKITKSFIPEYAGLSQVPVSCRPAAAKPVVKANR
- a CDS encoding tetratricopeptide repeat-containing sensor histidine kinase; amino-acid sequence: MKLFLLSVLMAVFSGSFCFAQNSQLIDNLKHQLSIATHDTSRVLLMTDIAFNDFVSNPQSSKLYAQKALELSKKIKFSRGEAKALSIIALIIRQDGNFSESLELQFKSLKIAEENNVPLEKGYCLMRIGNIYRDEIDRNKAVNFYNRALKEYEMIHFDEGVAAVFMNLGSLYLSSNKIDSALKYSQLAFARSKMTVIPLRLQSDIFLLLGNVQDRTENTASALNYWKQGLQIAIQAKDTRTKTANYLTIAQFYNREHLYDSSIYYAEKGLVEAKQISFKRQILLANQLLAAGYESKNLQKAYNHLKEAQLANEELYGPKQVQALQKIVFEEQELQRKIEADTIAFQNQLKQYALLAGLAVTLLIGFILYRNNRQKQKANEVLGNTLTNLKVTQVQLENKNRDLEIEAALERIRSRTMAMYKSEELAEVTTLLYQQITQLGGMFDRFVIGIIDEQKRIVDIWATDQSGQQLNKHFVARLNEKTTFVKIYASWKSGQKSQVIDLQGEEFLEWLKYAREELGIQINEAQLKGRRLQNVAYFSQGYLGIQSSEPLSPEINVILERFSTVFNLTYTRFLDLQKAEAQARESQIQLAMERVRSRAMAMQTKENLTNEDLKDAAALLFQQVKALGVPAYSCGYNIWNQGEKECDSWMSTHDGSGINPAFKIPLTEEANFIQFVESKKNNESFYVIEMSGERMQEYYQYLIKTIPVFKAYFEESVKAGFPMPETQIHHIANFSYGNLMFITLEPCPEFHDVFKRFAAVFEQTYTRFLELKKAEAQAREAKIEAAMEKVRGRAMAMQKPHELVEVAQLLRKEMGLLGVEELETSSIYIHNEGAGETECWYAIKDIRGNGINLVSDHMKIHLKDTWVGSKMLAFQHSKKKQTSILMQGQHRKDWINYCAQHSRVLQGYYGDEIPERTYHLVKFSHGFIGVASPGDISNECWNLLQRATSAFSLAYTRFNDLKLAEAQAVQAHLDLIQIQTEKKRAEDTLIELRATQAQLIQKEKLASLGELTAGIAHEIQNPLNFVNNFSELSVDLAQELNEELDKEPIDKVFVKELMGDLTQNQQKINLHGKRASSIVKGMLEHSRQSTGERELTDINQLADEYLRLSYHGLRAKDSSFNCDYALIGARDLPKIEVVPQEIGRVLLNLINNAFYAVNARRAQNAADVNYSPKVVVSTQVIDNQVVIQVKDNGIGMSKEVQAKIFQPFFTTKPTGEGTGLGLSLAYDIVTKGHGGTIELESVEGEGTKFRVGLPIKQQ
- a CDS encoding tetratricopeptide repeat protein, with protein sequence MKLQKLLLIFWAFITFTGQIEAQEERGQKVEKANMAPKTVGQTWAVIVGVSQYLHINSLRFAGDDALAFYNFLTSPAGGSVPESNIQLLLNEKATLGQVDRAMGNLLDFVKPNDRVFLYFSGHGDQESRTIAQRGFLLTHDSYSSNYNSTAFAVLYLQDYIATLSTKNHAQILLFLDACRAGKLAGNEIGGVQLMGQQLLKQVANEVKFMACQANELSLEGYQWGGGRGLFSYHLIRGMQGLADTDGDKTVTLRELERYLEDRVTAEAAPNPQNPLLIAADKSLPIVKVDVATLESVRKNVPPPLFAAVQGRGVTQTILEEAETDVKKLYTDFQEAVTNKQLLDVPNAAEGYFERLLAAPSIKDMHPFIKREFAAALLEESSKAFAGLLENKNAPEVTSAYQKNIRYLEKTYLILGKSHFLYPNLRARVSYYKGLIAEPVNVDAALLNFRQALDADSTFAPAYNDAGRILYLKKSYKEAQQVFEKGIQFAPNWSFLHVNYGMALAAQNKRAEAEAAYKKAIELKADDPVVYKNYGNLLSIQNKAEAAEEAYKKAIELKTSDAETYNNYGMLLNTKKRYNEAEIAYRKAIELQPNYATAYSNYGVVMTVQNRPAEAETAFQKSIQLDPNNAQAHFNYGILLVSQNRQAEAENEYKKCIELNPNDAFVYNSYGVLLAAQNRFADAENAYKKYFELNPTNSVVYGNYGNLLARQGRQNEAEAAYRRSIELNANDANVHKNYAILLKNLNRLTEAEIEYKRAIQLNTTDSEVYKNYGMLLSAGNRPEEAEVMYKKAIEFNPNDAYIYNSYGILLAAQNRFAEAEAAYKKSIELNAMNGLVYSNYGNLLSRQNRFEEAETAYKKALGFTPNDANFHNNYGNLLERQNRLSEAEASYKKVIELNPAYFRAYYYIATIKARQKLPFEAVEWLGKALERGYTNFDSISKNPEFDYLREMPEFMALIGRFRNK